Part of the Henckelia pumila isolate YLH828 chromosome 2, ASM3356847v2, whole genome shotgun sequence genome is shown below.
GGCTTCCACGAAAACATCATAAATCCTCTTCCCCAGCCTCCAATCTCCACTCCTCTTTCATTCAATAACTCAGATTCATTCCCACAtattatacacacacacatatacatacaaCACTATCCCATATATCTGTGTATCTATATATTTATTCTTGGAAAGATTCCTTATCATCATCACACCTTGGTTTTATACTATAATTCCTTGAAAATGCAAGCCAATAATGGGTCTGAATCTACCAAAAATAAAGACAGCAATAATGATGCAAGTAGTAATGGCATTAACAAGGGTGTTGGTGGCGGGCAGCATTTTGCGCCGCCGCAGCCGCATTTGTTGCCGGCAATTCCGGGGCAGCAGTGGGTGGCGATGCAGTACCCGGCCGCAGCGGCGGGGATGGTAATGCAGCATGGGATGATGGCGCCGCCGCATTACCCACCGCATTACGTGCCGTATCACCCCCACCAGCCTCCGCCGCCGTCTCCGCAGCATAGCAGCACCAATGGGGAGAACCGCACGATTTGGGTTGGTGACCTCCTTAACTGGATGGATCAGGATTATCTCCGAAACTGCTTTGCTTCCACGGGAGAGGTATAcgtttgtgtattttttttacgcctacttttttttttcttttaagtaAAATTGATGGTTCTTTTAATgggtttttgtttttgattcTTGGTTAATCGTTGATGGTATTGTTTAAAAGATGTATGATAGGTAATGGAGTCGAAGTTAGTGTAAAGATGTGATTTTTAATAGTTGAAATTGGTGACTTAGCTTTAGTGATTGATTCGTTGTGCAGATGGATTTTGTTGATTGCATGCGAGTACTTTTCGGTATTTCTTCATTTGGAATTAGAATGTAATGTTGAGTGATGAGTTGGCTATGAATTGGAAAATTTTTCGGGGGCTCCATGATGCATATGTTAATCAACAATGCTTTTTTGGTCTGTATAGTTACTGTTTTCTGGGTGTTTGTGATTGGTGCTTATAACAGTTAATTCAGAATATAACAACGTGGATAGCATTAGAATACTTTTGTAGCATTTCCGAATTGGAATTCGAAAGTATTTGTTGAGTGATGGGTCAGCTATGAGTTAGAAAATTTTCAGAAGTTCATGGTACAATATTACTAATGAATAATGTTGTTTTGGCCCGTATAGCTAGTCAGTTACTATTTCTTGGTGACGTTTGTTCTTTTCTTTTGGGTAATTGGTTCTTATAGCAGTTAATTCAGAATATAAAACTGTTGATGGCATTTTAGTACTTTCGTAGTATTTCGTGATTATAATTAGAATGTATTTGTTGAATGATGAGGTTGCTTATGCGTGAACTGGGGTTCTGCAAGTTGGTCATTCTGGAGTGATGACACTATTTCCCCTATTAAACATTTACTTTTTGGTAAAGCAGCATTTAACTTTTAAATCTTCTGTTTTGTAATGCATACTTCGGTTTTTCTAATATGCTGAGATGGTGTACCAGTTTTATTTATTTCGACAGCTTTCTAGAATGATTAATGCGTCTTGATTCTCTTGAATACCGTGGCAATAACATTTCCTTTGCCTAGTTAGATTGTCAACTATTTCTCATTTTCTATTTCAGAGTTGCTCATCATATAGTTACTCTGTTTCCTAGCTCAATATGAAACTTTTAATATAACATTGTGGCTACATTATTCAATATGAACACTTAATTTGCACCAGAAGCATGGAAGTGGAAGAGCTTAACCTCATCTTAGGCACGAAACTATAAAATTTGAAAGCTTTTCAATTGCAGGGAGGTGACATAATTTTTCGTTGGTTCTTCTACCATAATATAAAGGCaaggtatttgattttataataatttaaaacttTGGGGCTGTGTTTGTTTCACTTGGCTATTTTATATGTTGGGTAGCAATAATTAGCCAATAGCCCCTTCTAGGAGAAGAATCGAAATGTAGCGTTTAGGTTGTgcagtttaaaaaatttaaaatgcattgttaaTATTGGTTATAACTTTTAATAAAGTGACAATTGCTCGATCTTACAATTGATATCATTTTCAATGTCATACGATCAATTCTCATTAGTTGCAACCTAGTGGCTCTTGTAAgagtgcaaacgaaccgaatcgacccgaataatggtaaaaattTAAGGCTCAAATTCGGCTCGATttaagtatattcgagttcgagctcgatccgaagctcgaaaatttcaaatattttagctcgagctcggctcgaaatgaagttcgagttcggctcgaaatattcgaacctatttgTGAATTATTCGAACTATTGCttggatattatggttcgaaatgCTCCAAATGTCCGAAAAgattcgaaatatatatatatttaatatataattaattaattatattatattaataaaatattaatgctcgcgaactatcgaacaaatAATTTTTGCTCGAGCTCGTctcgaaaaaaagttcaaaCATGTTTGGATTCGGCTTGAGTTCGATAagttcgaatacgaatcaaatatttatcgagccgACTAGAAAAGCTCGCGAACCGGCTCGATTCGTTTACACCCCTAGGCTCTTGGGCTGTATGATTTGAAACGTCTTAGTATAGCTATTGGTAAAACCATAAATATCGATCCTAATTCCTACATAGTGAGTTTGCCATTGTTTATGATTTTGTACAAGTATATGGACCTAAATTATCCATTTAAATAGATTACAAATTCAGAATCCCTAAAGTTCTCCAAAATATTTATCAACTATCGAGGTTCTGCTCATTTGCCTCTCTAACATTCATTGGGGTAGAGAAACGCTCAAAATTATAACCTTTGACTATAAACTTGCTTGAAAAACTAATCTTTTTTtgctatttttttaaataatgtttCAGCTAAAATATTTATGATAATTATCTCGTGCTTAAAATTTCAGAAGATTGAAATTCCATGCGTCATTATCTTAGAATGACCCCTTCCTCATCATTCCAACGCATGATGCAATGGATGGTCTATTAAGATCCTTTAAATTGAGCTTTCTGGTATTTTCAACTCAAGGGTTTTGTTTAATCTTGAAAGATTTGTGGTTTGCTAAAAAATTTTTGGGAACTTGATACAATGTTGTGTTTCATTGTACTTTTGAAATGATTTTTGAGTATGGttagtttaaaatttgaaaatctgcTTGTGAAATGTTTTTTTTGGGTATCATGAATTGGTTGCGAGagatttaattttgaaaatggaTGAAAACGCCTCCCGTACATTTTAGCAGAGGGATGCCCATTCAAAAGGCAAAATCAATTGAACTTTCAGTAAGAATttcttgtattttatttaaaaagctGACAGTTTAACTAGGGTTATGTTTGTGTTTGTTTCCCAGTGAAAAATATTTGTTCATTGTTTTCATATGCATTTTCATTTTCTCTTGTTATGATGTATTATCAGCGAAAGTTGTGATTGAAAGCCAAAGTTCTTAGCTAGGATTTCATGCTCAAAAAACAGATTTTTTAAGATTTTTGATTCATCTTCCTGTAGCTAAACTTACCTAATTCCTTTTATTGACTTCAATTCATCTTTCATACTTCATATATCACTATGACAAATAATACTTGTGCAGGTTGCAGCCATTAAGGTAATTCGCAATAAGCAAACAGGTTCTTCCGAGGGATATGGATTTGTGGAATTCTATACACATGCTGCTGCTGAGAAAGTTCTACAATCTTATTCTTGTCTTACTATGCCTAACACAGATCAACTTTTTCGATTGAATTGGGCTTCATTTAGCATGGGTGATAAACGTTCAAGTAATGGTTCCGATCTTTCTATCTTCGTAGGAGATTTAGCTGCTGATGTGACCGATACTTTGCTTCACGAAACTTTTGTTAGTAAATTTCCCTCTGTCAAAGCTGCTAAAGTTGTCATTGATGCCAATACTGGTCGTTCGAAAGGCTATGGTTTTGTTAGGTTTGGAGATGACAATGAAAGATCACAAGCTATGATTGAAATGAATGGTGCCTATTGTTCTAGCAGGCCCATGCGAATAGGTGCAGCAACACCAAGGAAGGCATCTGGTTATCAACAACAGTACTCATCTCAAGGCATTGATAAGCAATCTTAATCTCAGTTGTTTTGTTTCTTCAGTGCTTTATATGTATCTCTTTCATACATTTCTAATTTAATTGATATGCTTGGACAATATGAGCAGCAGTAACAGCCATTGCTGATGGCATATCTTTTTTATTCTATCGTTgacctgaaattttttttgtagtcATTTCATCATTCCCTTATCAAGATTCAAGCCTTGATTTGTAATCTCTAAATGACCTTTAGATTTACGGGATACTTGCTGATGCCACTTTCCCATTCATATTCTGTTACTGGACCAAACTGGTTTCAGTGAATGTCAGTCCATTTTGTGAGCGTGGTTTTCCATGCCGTTGGTTCTGGATCAATCTGTTGTCTCCATGctagtttttttttcctttaacTCAAAAATGTAAATTTGCAGTCTAATATCTTTAGAATGATTATAATAGGTGGGCACTCGAATGGTGTCTCTGCCCCGGGCTCCCAGTCGAATGGAGATTCAGAGAACACTACAGTTGATTATCTGACCCTTTTTGTTCTCTTATCTTTCTTTTTGGCCAACATAAGGCTAATGCACCTTTTTAATAGATTTTTGTTGGAGGACTGGACCCTAACGCAAGTGATGACGATCTCAGACGGCCATTCTCACAATATGGTGAAATTGTATCAGTAAAAATCCCAGTTGGGAAGGGTTGTGGATTCGTACAATTTGCGAACAGGTAGTTTACTGGTTAAAACTAGTCCTAATTTCCTGTACCAATTTAAGTAACAAAGTTATGAATTTGAAGAATCAACGCTGAGGAGGCAATGCAGAAGTTGAATGGTACACCAATTGGACAGCAAACAGTACGCCTGTCCTGGGGACGTAGTCCAGCGAATAAACAGGTGAGTGACCTTTTCATACTGTCTTACCTGTCAGTACTCTATTGTTGCTGCTCGTTTTCATGTTTTCAAGAAGTTGGAGAGTCTATGATTAAGGATATGTGGTGATGTTTTGTGGAAACATGTTGTGAATGTATATGGAGTAGTTGAAATGGAAAGTGCAGTGGTTTGGTCAAGCTTTCGAAATGGGATGTTTTTCTCATGTAGATTGTACGTGATTCAAACTTTGGAAATATATACATAGTTTTAGAACAAAACTATAGCAAAAGCGTTTTTGGAGGGATTGGAAAGTTGATTTTAAAATAGTATGGGGGATGTGAAGCTGGATAAAGATGCATGTTAAAGTAATATTTATATGCTTTTTTATGTTTCTAGGAAGTGAAGGTATTTCTCCGAAAGATGAACCAATATATCCTAAAAAattttaacaaatttttttgGCTTTCCTATTAGAGAATTTGAAACTCTCTTTTTCTGTTGTTGAACTTACATGGCATGCTTTTCCCAAAACCCTCCCATGTGCTCTCATTAGTTATTACCACGAGTTTTTTCTCCAAGAAAATGTACATAATTCGATTGAATTGGTGGCAATTAATAAAATTCCACTTTCCACATTGTCTCATTTCTTAggaaacattattttttttgtttctttgaatgGCATATATGCCATTCGGTAGAGCTGCCTAGGCTCTTTTAGTCACAACACTGTTCCTCCAGTGTTGATGTTAGGGCAGAGTCAAGCTGTTCATAGAGTATGCTGTGGGAAAAGCCAAGGTTGCCTGCTGCGAACCACTTCATACGAGCAGGCAACCACTTCATACGTGTCACCTTTCCTAGGGAACCAAATCCATCTTTTGCTTACTTTGGATCAAAATCTTGTGTTGTTCATGTCCTTTGTCTGCAGTCAAGAGCTGACTATGGAAATCAATGGAGCGGGGCATACTACAGGGGACCATTTTTTGATGGCTTCGGATATGCTGCTGATCCAACCATGTATGTATATGGAGGGACTCCTTATCCAATGTATGGAGCGCACCAACAGCAAGTAAGCTAAGCATATGTAATGGTGTTCACGACGATGCATCATTCATTGCATCTCCGTTGCCtgggcatgcaattaaacatgGGACAGAACTTAACTTTTGATCAGGTTTGGTAGCCATTTAGTTGATGTGCATTCGTTAGAAGCGTGGACTTGACACGAACTTCTTGATTCGAATAAATGAACTTGGAAGGGTACTTTGGTTGCTATGCTTAGATCCTGATGCTAACTTGGAACTTAATTATGTTACATTTCTTATTGCATCTCTGGCTGTTTCATACAATGGGTAGAACATGACATGCATGTGTAAAAACCCAGgtaattgtttttaaaaatttaacccCAATCCTAGTTCAGTTTTGATTTACTtgacttatttatttatttatttattttatttttatatatatactcttAGAATTAAATTTGAGATGTAacaaaaattagaattttttaGGAATCCAGTTAAGCAACGAGTGCAGAGTGCCATCCATGataagattattattattattaaaaataataaataaatcattcaaaatcCCTTATTTTCATACATTGTTTTGGAATGCTTGTCTGTTATGCTGAATGAAATATGAATTATTTATgtctataatattaattaaaactaAACACATGATTAACTAACTTTTGTACATTGGTGaactttattaaaaaaaatccagaTATATTCCTTGTGTCGTTTTTATTAAGGtaaagtatataaaaaaaatttgattaaatCTTTCCTTGTTCAAATTTCCACCTGAATTAAATTATCATCccttttcaattttaaataataaataataaataattaaataactacGGTCTCAAATCTTAATGGTTATGATTTATTGTTAAAGCATATGCAATACAGGTGTTTCGACCAGTAGTTATTATCAAGAgacttttatataaaaaataaaaaattgtgttaactaattttaaaaaactaCAAAAATATCATCGTTGTAGTccttaattttaatataatttttcactcaaaaatttattaacataaaaaatcatGTACAATAAGTTAATTATACGTACAATGTGTGCACTTGCTCAGTATTAGATAAAAAGTGATGCTACAGATACAACAAAATTTGTACACCAAATTTTATAATACAAAAAATTTAATACAggaatttaatttatcaaaatatcacGATACATCAaatacaaaatctcacgataaaatagcaaaatctcgcaataaaataacaaaatctcacgatattattgttgtaaatatcgttgtacacgaTATTTGTTGTACATTTAGCATTTTCTATTAGATAAATATCTAAATGTCAAGTCTTGAAAAGTGTTGGGCGATAGACAGGTGGTCACTTATTGATTTACGTCTAGCTGCCTAAGCAGCAATCTAGTcgggttttaaaatttttttaattaattataaaaatatttttcatatctaaaattagtatatatatatatatatatatatatatttacatatgtTCAACATttgtaaatatataatttttcattCATGCTTATTAATGTGCATACATTTTTTATGTGCGCATATTTTAACAAAATATGCATAAATTTATTcaaccattttttcaaaaaaaattatcaatattttaaattttattttaatttttttaaaaaaatcaaatcgtcTAGGAAATTTATTACTCACCTAAGCGTGTTTTGAGTCACCTATGTGGCGCCTAGACAACTGATTATTTAACATTGCTTAAAACCACCGATTTTCGTAATACAGGACGGTAGGTAACTGTCCACTGCTTAAGTACTGACGTCTTTTAAAACATTAGTAAATACACACTAATtgatacttttttttaaaattgtatttaagatgtaaattattttttaaaaaataaatattatgtaaaTATAGTTAGTGGTTGCCtgattgttttcattgtgttggataccaaaagattgtttatatataattatatttttgaaattaaattgtattaaaataattaaattattgattgttaaaataaaaataaaaatttcgaaCATTGTAGATGATACTTTTACatattgtatatttatattAGGCCCTGTTTAATAGTCATGATAAGAGGGTGattggcaaataatcaatcataatcaCAAGTTTGGTACGAGTATTGGAATTCGAAATTATCCTAGTGTTTGTCACATGGCCCGCACTGTACACATTAAATGGTACATAACTTAACAGAGTTGTACTTAGGGGTGCCAAAAATTTCCGAAATCCCGACCCTTCCCGAATCTCATCCCATTTTCGTCCCGAAAAAATCCCTACCCGATATTTTTCCGACCCGAATTTTCGGCATTTTTCCCATCCCGATTCATATTGGGAGAGGGATTGAGAATAAAATCTTATCCCAACGggattaatatattttattaataattttattaataaattaaactaaatattattgtgtttcaactcatataacaATTAATTGTGCACTCATTGTTTATTGTTGAAACGGtcgaataatataattaagaaatgatattttattttttgtattattttaaaatatcaaattaataaaataataaattcatatttataattatctaattagatgATGGTTTGCTAGATGTCTGAAGGAACAAAATTAACTTCGATTACTGACATTACCTTTTATTTtgtcttcaattttttttttttttgagatctTGTAATGTCCCCATTACCTGGCTTTCTCTCCTTatatttttttgcaattttttctTAGCTTTGGAGCATTTGAATGGGAGAAACTCGAATATGTTACTCAAGGGATACTTTTGATATTTGTGATGTACTAAGGAGTTGTTTGAGATTCTtcatagatttttttaaaaaaaatatttttaaggattACCCTCTCCCTACCCAACGAGATTCGGATCTCGACACTTTTCGGGTGCGAGATCGGAAGGAAAAAATAATCTCAATTCTTATTACGGGACGGGTCCCAACCCGATCCTATCCCTAGTTGTACTCATGTGATTCTTTATACAACCCATGGATAATTTGAATAATTCCTATTTTTTCCTttcttattatatataaaatcaaaccCTCCATTCTCCAATTTTGTTTACGCGCTTTTGATTAGATAGATATTGAAAAATTGTGGTTATggaatcaataaattaaatgcGATGTGAGAAATTTTGGTTTATatcaatattaaaaaaatattgtttatttgagaaaatataattatacacattttaaaaaatataaagaatTCTAATATTTATCGGCAATTAGAAACCGTCACAGATTCGGTactcaatattttaatttttttaattagtttcaaataatattattaagaaGAATAATAGTAAGTAAAATTATATCAATGActctaataataatattattagtaTGAGTAATAATAAcaagattaaataaat
Proteins encoded:
- the LOC140879557 gene encoding polyadenylate-binding protein RBP47-like; the encoded protein is MQANNGSESTKNKDSNNDASSNGINKGVGGGQHFAPPQPHLLPAIPGQQWVAMQYPAAAAGMVMQHGMMAPPHYPPHYVPYHPHQPPPPSPQHSSTNGENRTIWVGDLLNWMDQDYLRNCFASTGEVAAIKVIRNKQTGSSEGYGFVEFYTHAAAEKVLQSYSCLTMPNTDQLFRLNWASFSMGDKRSSNGSDLSIFVGDLAADVTDTLLHETFVSKFPSVKAAKVVIDANTGRSKGYGFVRFGDDNERSQAMIEMNGAYCSSRPMRIGAATPRKASGYQQQYSSQGGHSNGVSAPGSQSNGDSENTTIFVGGLDPNASDDDLRRPFSQYGEIVSVKIPVGKGCGFVQFANRINAEEAMQKLNGTPIGQQTVRLSWGRSPANKQSRADYGNQWSGAYYRGPFFDGFGYAADPTMYVYGGTPYPMYGAHQQQVS